Below is a window of Acidobacteriota bacterium DNA.
GTGGATTTGCACCGTTTGCGGTCTATCGGATTGTGGTGGGGATTGCCGTACTGGGATGGGCTGCAGGCGTACTGGGAAGGTAAGAGTGGGGCCGGCGGCGACGGCCTAGTATCCAGTTCGCCACCCTGTACTCTTTCCTGCATTGTCGGGCACCAGACTTCTTGTCATAATCATGGTGCTCTGGCCTCTTTACGGTACCCCGGTTGAAGTGTCTGCATCCAACTCCCGGACGCCGTTGATGCCAATGAAATTTCTTTCGAAGATTTTTGCGCCCACCAGGAACCGGCGGCTCAATGAGCTGATCGGATTCCTGCTGTGCGTCTCCGCGCTCCTCCTTTTTCTCGCACTTGCTTCGTACTCGCCGCTTGATCCCTCGCTGAATAGTGCGTCCGTATTGACCGGATCGCGCGCGGCCCGCAACTGGATCGGGATCATCGGCGCCTACCTGTCCGATATCGTCCTGCAGTTCTGGGGCATCGGATCTTTTCTTCTACCCGTCTTCCTGGGAATGCTGGGAATCCGCTGGTTCCGTTCGCGAGCCGTGCAGACGCCCATCGCCAAAACTCTCGGCGGCGCATGGCTCCTTATGTTTGTCCCCGCCCTCCTCGCGATCTTGCCGGGACACTTCAAGTGGATGGGTGCCATCCCGGTTGAAGGCTTGCTGGGCCGCGTGATTGGCGATGCCCTGATTCATTTCTTCAACGTCGCTGGCGCTTACATTGTCTGCACAACGTTTCTCGCGGTCGCGCTCTATCTGACCACGGCGTTCTCCTTCGCCGCCATTGAAGTGTGGGCACCGACGCGATTCGCGTGGGTGATCGCTCTGCGGGATCGGTATCGCGACTGGCAGGATGAGCGTCAGCGCAAGCGCCAGCAGTTTGAGTTAGAACGACGCCGCGCACAGAAGCCGATGGTGACCACGCAACTCGTCCCGGCTCGACCTGCGCAAGCGCGGACGGAACCGGCACAGGAATATGCGCCGGCGCGAACGGAACCCGTCGCCGAGGGACGCCGCACTGGCATTGAGCGGATGGCGGAAGAAGATCCGGTGGCGTTTGTCGCGCCTCCCGCTGAAGCCGACGAAGCAACTCCATCCGATATCGAAGTCACGAATCGCGCGGACTCGCAACTCAAGTCGAAGACAACGCTCCCGAAGATTGCCGGCACCTACAAGTTGCCGCCTTCAAGCCTGTTGCATCGTCCGGACGAAGCGCAATCAGTAGACGAAGGCGAACTCAAACTCCTCGCCCAGGTGTTGACCGATAAGTACGCTGAGTTCGATGTCCATGGGCAGGTTACGCAGATCAATCCGGGCCCGGTGGTGACGACGTTTGAGTTCAAGCCCGAAGCAGGGATCAAGTACAGCCGCATCACGGGGCTGACCGACGATCTCTGTCTCGCCTTGCGCGCGGAGAGCATTCTGATCGAGCGCATGCCGGGCAAGAGTACAGTGGGCATTCAGGTTCCGAATCGCGAGCGCGAGGTCATCTGGCTGCGCGAGAACATCGAGTCACAAGAGTTTATTGGGACAAAGTCCAAGCTCACGCTCGGCATGGGCAAGGATATCAATGGTCGTCTTGCAGTTGCAGACCTGGCGGGAATGCCGCACTTGCTGATCGCCGGATCCACGGGCACCGGCAAGAGCGTTTGCATCAACGCGATGATCATGTCGGTGCTTTACAAGGCGACTCCGGATCAGGTGCGTCTGGTGCTGGTCGATCCGAAACGCCTGGAATTAGGGAACTACGAAGGCATTCCACACCTTCTGACACCCATCATCACCGAGCCCAAGCTGGCGGCAAATGCTTTGCGAAATGCGGTTCGTGAGATGGAGCGTCGCCTGAAGTTACTGGCTGCCAAAGGCGTCCGCAACATCGACAGTTACAACCGGTTGTTTGACGACACGCCCAGTTTATTTGCGGAGCAGTCTCCGGATGAAGGCCCGATCCCTTACATCATCATCATCATCGACGAACTCGCCGACCTGATGATGCTCGACGGCAACAACGTGGAGGAGTCGATTACGCGCCTGGCACAGATGGCGCGCGCGGTTGGGATCCACCTCGTGCTCGCGACGCAACGTCCGTCGGTGGATGTGATTACTGGATTAATCAAGGCGAATTTCCCTGCCCGCATTTCCTTCCGCGTGGCGACCAAAGTCGACTCGCGTACGATTCTGGACGCCAACGGCGCGGAGTCCTTGCTCGGGCGCGGCGACATGTTGTACCTACCTTCGGGATCGGCGCGTGTTCATCGCCTGCATGCTCCGTTCGTTACGGAGAAAGAAATTGCCGGGGTGGTCGAATTCTGGAAGGCACAAGGCCTGGCGCAATATCAGGAGAAATTCCTGGAAGCGCCGAAAGAAGATCGTGCGGCTTCCGGTGACGGCACCGACTCCGGTGAGGTAGGCGAGGATGACAATGATCCTCTCTTCAACGATGCTGTGCGCCTGGTAATTGAGTTCGGCAAGGCCTCCACTTCCCTGCTGCAGCGGCGGCTGCGCGTTGGCTACGGCCGGGCTGCTCATCTCATCGACCTCATGGAGCGCGACGGCATCGTCGGCGCCGCCGATGGACCGAAGCCGCGCGAAGTCCTGAAGCGTCCGGACTGGATTTCGGAAGTCGAAGAGTCAATGCGGTAGGAAGACAGCAGCTAGTAATTCAATCCCGCCATACAACATTACCCGTGAACGCTAACGCCTTCCGAGCGCGAGGAAGGCGACGTAGAACAATTGCGCGACCGCCACTCCGATGATGGCGTAGGTCGCAAATTCCAATCGACGGCTGGACTTCTTCACTTCTCTCACCACATCCGCGACTCCCGCCGTTACTTCCAGCAACGTCTCGGTGAGCTTCTCCATGTGCTCGGCCGAGGTCGTGATCCGGGCGACGACGCGGGAATTTTCCGCCAGCGACGTGGTCAGGCGTTCGCTGTTGCGGATATCCAGTTCCGTCTTACAGGCGGACCACCATGGAGTACCCAGAGCGTTGTCGTACATGCGGGCGCGGATCTCTTCGTAGGAGCGTCCACGCAGGAGCTGGAGCAGGGCGAGCGTTACCTTGCTGCCGTCGGGGGATGAGGCGGTAGCGGACATGTCTAAGGACTATAGCCGCGAAATCAGGCAGGGCTCAGATGCCAAAAGGGCTAAGGGGCATTGCCCACTTGGCGGTCGCGGAGATTGGCATTGGGCCAGCAGGGGACCCACGCAGAAGGGCAATGTCGGGACCGTAATCGATTACCAATTAGCGATGGTAAAGCCTCGTTTTCCGCGTTCGCTCCGAGAAATGGGCCAGGCGCCTCAGGGAATTGCCCCCACGAATTCCCCACGATGCTGAGAAGAGGGCCAACCGCCACACTCTGATTCATGGATGAAGTCCAGAGAGCTCGAATCCCACAATCGCAAGGATGTTCATAACGAGATGAGCGATTATCGTGGCAGGCAAGGACTTTCGGCAGGAAACGAAAATCACTGAGAGGGCAAGCTGTTGGGGCAGGGCGATCCAAAAGTGTGCGTGTGCAGTCGCCCACAGGGTCGCAGTCGTGACTACGGCCCAAAAAACTCCTATTCGTTGCAGGAGTGTACACTGCATTGCCGCTCTCGCCATTTCTTCAATTATTGGGGCGACAAGAATGGCTGAGAAAATCCGGTATTTTGTCAGGGACGGATTTGGGCCGATTGAGTTGATGAACACCTGCAATACTGCCAAGGCCACAACACCAGCCCATGCATGAATTGGTAGTCGCCACAATTCTTTGGTGAAAACTCGAGGGTCCGCCCAATAGACTAATGGCAACAACAAAAAAGCGTATGCACCACTTTCAACGATAGGCCCGTTGAAGTCCGATAGGCCCAGCCATCCTAACAAGGCCGAAACAACTTCGCCCGAAAAGACAAAAGCGACAAAAAACACAATCACACGGGTGATGCTTGGCCTAGGTTGTCCGGGTGCCTGCATCATTCTTCACAATCCGTAGTCGGTACCTTGCGTCTGAGCCGGGTGCCGCATAACTTTAGGGCGCCCCAGACATTCGCCTGGTGCCCCAGGTTCGCGCCCCATACGAACGGTCGATCTCACGATGCTCTGTTCTTGGGGCGCTAACCTGGGTTTCAACAATTTCAAATCGGGCGCCGCCGACAAGTCTGCTCGCGGATCGGGCCGGATCGATAGTATCCGCAGGTCGCGAAACATAGTAAGAAAACTACACCCGCCAAACCTCGTGGTAAAGGAGTCGTCGGTTGGACGGGTCGGTTCGCTGTGCCCCAGGTTAGCGCCCCAAAAATCGGGGCAATCTAGATTTCCGAACTTAGAGACGGGGGCGCGAACCTGGGGCACCAGGCACCAGGCGGCGGCCAGCCATTCGCAAAATGCGCGAAAGAATGGGGCACCCGCGAGCCACCTGGGCCACCCACCTTCTTAGCCAATTAACTTCTTTCGGAAATGAGGTCCGTTTGGAAGTGGGGCCAAAACGAGGGTCGGGAATATTCCGAACGCCTTGTCAAACTGGCCGTGTGCTTGTCCCTCTGTATTCATCTCTTGTCCCGACAGTTTCAGGAATTCATGGGAAAACGAAACGTGCGCTTCACCGTAGCGGTCCCAATGTCCTTCTGCTCTCTTGATTTCACCTGAACGCCTTAGCTCTTGCACAAAGGTACGATCTGCCCGCAGTTGCAAGACGCAATTCTCGCCGTTCCCATCAAACCCATAGGTTCCTGCTAGAACCCCATAGTCGTAATTGCTCGCGGTGTTATACCAGAACCCAAACAAGACAATTGCGAGAATGAGCCCCGGCCCCCAAAACGCACGAATGGCTTTCATATTGGGTTCCTCCACGTGGAGGTTTAATCCACGAACCCCATTTGATCGTCTGGAGCGGGTGGCCCACCTCTTCCACCCACATATTAACTCGGGGACCCATTTCTCGCGCTCTTTGCGAGAAGTGGGCAGTGATGCTGTCTGCGGCGAAGGGCTTTGTTACCTGGGCGGCGGGCAGCCACTTCTTGATCTTGAGAACAAACCAGCCGTCCACCGTCACCGGACCACCTCGGCCAACACACACGCTCTGAAAAGCTGTTTCCATCGCGCGATCTGGTTCACCGTACAGCGTGAGGGTTCGCCAACACTTTTCTTGACAGCCCAGCATTTTCGATATAAAACGGTGCCTGTTATTTTGCGGCAACGCTTGGGCTGCCGATAACTTCGATAACATCTCCGGCTTACAGTCCATACCTTCCGCCCGGCCCCGATTTTCGACACTCGTCTGCTTCTTGAAAGGTCCTTACTATGTCGTCGCATCTGGCTAGAACTGTCTTGTCCCTGTTGTGCATCATCTACTGGTTTCCTTCCACTGGATTTGCCGGCACCATCATTCATGTGCCAGCGGATCAGCCGACTATTCAGGCCGGCATTGATGCCGCCTCCAACGGTGACACGGTACAAGTTTCGGCCGGGACCTATCACGAAAACATCGATTTCTATGGGAAGGCCATCACCGTAACCAGTGAGAAGGGTCCGGGGCTGACGGTCATTGACGGCGGGCAACCTTATTACTCGACTGTGAACTTCATTTCCAATGAAACCACTACGTCAGTCCTGAGTGGCTTCGCGATTCAGAATTCCAACAATCAAGTTATCTATATCTCGAACTCATCGCCGACGATCCGATGGAATGTGATTTCGGGGGGATCGCAAAGCTATACAAACGGCCTCTACGTACAAGGGGGTGCCCCGGTGATCCAAAACAACCTGATCGTTGGAAACCGGCAAAGCGGCATCACCGTGTACAGCGACAACGGTATCCAGATTACTGGCAACCTCGTCGCAGGCAATGCAGTGGGTGTGGCTTTGAATTATTCGAACGGCACCGATGTCGTCCAGCAGAACACGATCGCCGGAAATTCCAGCACCGGTTTCGCCGCCTACTCTTTCGGCAATAGTCTAAACCTGATACAGAATCTGGTTCTGGGGAACGTAGGTGTGGGGATTTATCTCGCCGGCGGTCCGGGGCCCCTGACCATGGTGAATAACACGGTCACCGATAATCAGCCGGGATGCTGCGGATCAGGCGCGAGTGAGATTGTCATCAGCGAGGTCTCCAGTCAGGTTACGTTGCAGAATAACCTTTTCATCGCGACCGGGAGCGGAGGTGCCCTTTGGTGCCAGCAATATTTGAGCGCTCCAGTTTTTACGAATAATGACGTGTTTTCGGCCGGCAATGCTGCCTACGGCGGAGCCTGCCAGGACCTGACAGGCACGGATGGCAACCAGTCGACTGACCCCTTGTTTGTCGATTTGCTGAGCGACAACGTTCATCTTCAAGCTGGTTCCCCGATGATCAATGCCGGCACCAACGCTGCCTCTCCGCAGCCGACCGTTGACTACGATGGGGACCCGCGGGTCGCCGGTGGAACCGTGGACATCGGGGTAGACGAGTATTCCAAGAAACCGACGGTAGCAATTTCATTGTCAGCCTTGCACTTCGCGGGACAGCAGGTTGGGACTACTAGTTCTCCGCAGGTCGTGACGCTTACCAACAACGGAAAAACGGCAATCCCTCTGAATCTGATCGCAACCGGCCCAAGTTTTGCGCAGACCAATAACTGTGCGGCGACCCTGCCTGCGAGTAGTAGTTGCCGGATCAGCGTAACCTTCAGCCCGCTAGGCGGAGGAGCGATCGGTAGCGCGCTCGGAATTTTCACGGATGCGAGTGCGAATCCCAAGTCGGTCACCTTGATCGGAACCGGACTCGCTCCGCAAGTGCAGTTCAATGGCAATTTTTATTTCTACAATCAGGTCATCGGCACACAAGTTACCCAGGCGGGAACATTGACGAACGTGGGGCAGGCGCCGCTTTCCATCAGCAATATCGCGTACACAGGCGCC
It encodes the following:
- a CDS encoding DNA translocase FtsK, encoding MKFLSKIFAPTRNRRLNELIGFLLCVSALLLFLALASYSPLDPSLNSASVLTGSRAARNWIGIIGAYLSDIVLQFWGIGSFLLPVFLGMLGIRWFRSRAVQTPIAKTLGGAWLLMFVPALLAILPGHFKWMGAIPVEGLLGRVIGDALIHFFNVAGAYIVCTTFLAVALYLTTAFSFAAIEVWAPTRFAWVIALRDRYRDWQDERQRKRQQFELERRRAQKPMVTTQLVPARPAQARTEPAQEYAPARTEPVAEGRRTGIERMAEEDPVAFVAPPAEADEATPSDIEVTNRADSQLKSKTTLPKIAGTYKLPPSSLLHRPDEAQSVDEGELKLLAQVLTDKYAEFDVHGQVTQINPGPVVTTFEFKPEAGIKYSRITGLTDDLCLALRAESILIERMPGKSTVGIQVPNREREVIWLRENIESQEFIGTKSKLTLGMGKDINGRLAVADLAGMPHLLIAGSTGTGKSVCINAMIMSVLYKATPDQVRLVLVDPKRLELGNYEGIPHLLTPIITEPKLAANALRNAVREMERRLKLLAAKGVRNIDSYNRLFDDTPSLFAEQSPDEGPIPYIIIIIDELADLMMLDGNNVEESITRLAQMARAVGIHLVLATQRPSVDVITGLIKANFPARISFRVATKVDSRTILDANGAESLLGRGDMLYLPSGSARVHRLHAPFVTEKEIAGVVEFWKAQGLAQYQEKFLEAPKEDRAASGDGTDSGEVGEDDNDPLFNDAVRLVIEFGKASTSLLQRRLRVGYGRAAHLIDLMERDGIVGAADGPKPREVLKRPDWISEVEESMR
- a CDS encoding CPBP family intramembrane metalloprotease, whose amino-acid sequence is MMQAPGQPRPSITRVIVFFVAFVFSGEVVSALLGWLGLSDFNGPIVESGAYAFLLLPLVYWADPRVFTKELWRLPIHAWAGVVALAVLQVFINSIGPNPSLTKYRIFSAILVAPIIEEMARAAMQCTLLQRIGVFWAVVTTATLWATAHAHFWIALPQQLALSVIFVSCRKSLPATIIAHLVMNILAIVGFELSGLHP